From a region of the Solanum stenotomum isolate F172 unplaced genomic scaffold, ASM1918654v1 scaffold9649, whole genome shotgun sequence genome:
- the LOC125853108 gene encoding tubby-like F-box protein 8: MSFRSIARDIRDSIGSLSRRSFEVKLSSHNRGKSQSAVHELHDHVIVIQSSCWASLPPELLRDVIKRLEASESTWPARKHVVACAAVCRSWREMCQEIVQRPEFSGKLTFPISLKQPGFRDGTIQCFIRRDKSKLTYQLFLCLSPALLVENGKFLLSAKRNRRTTCTEYIISMNADNISRSNSSYIGKLRSNFLGTKFIIYDTQPPYNSSSIPPPGGSRRFYSKKVSPKVPTGTYNIAQVSYELNVLGTRGPRRMNCVMHSIPVSSLEPGGTVPGQPELLPPNLEDSFRSMSFSKSIDASTEFNSARFSDIGGPSEVDEEGKSSLLVLRNKAPRWHEQLQCWCLNFRGRVTVASVKNFQLIAATQRAAGAPTPAQPAQSSSDQDKIILQFGKVGKDMFTMDYRYPLSAFQAFAICLSSFDTKLACE, from the exons ATGTCTTTTCGCAGTATAGCTCGTGATATCAGGGATAGTATTGGAAGCTTATCTAGGCGGAGTTTTGAGGTTAAGCTGTCCAGTCATAACAGAGGGAAGTCTCAGAGTGCTGTTCATGAGTTGCATGACCATGTTATTGTCATTCAAAGCAGTTGTTGGGCGAGCCTCCCACCAGAGTTACTTCGTGATGTAATTAAAAGATTGGAGGCAAGTGAGAGTACATGGCCTGCTCGTAAACATGTTGTTGCATGTGCAGCTGTTTGCCGCTCATGGAGGGAGATGTGTCAAGAAATTGTTCAGCGTCCGGAGTTCTCTGGAAAGTTGACCTTTCCCATATCTCTTAAGCAG CCTGGGTTTCGGGATGGAACCATCCAATGCTTCATCCGAAGGGACAAATCTAAATTAACTTACCAACTTTTCCTTTGCCTTAGCCCTG CCTTGCTTGTAGAAAATGGCAAGTTTCTTCTTTCTGCAAAGCGTAATCGGAGAACCACGTGTACAGAGTACATCATCTCTATGAATGCAGATAACATATCAAGGTCAAACAGCTCTTACATTGGAAAACTGAG gTCAAATTTTCTGGGCACGAAGTTCATAATTTATGATACCCAGCCACCATACAACAGTTCTAGTATTCCTCCACCTGGTGGAAGCCGGAGATTCTACTCCAAGAAAGTTTCTCCCAAAGTCCCTACAGGAACCTACAACATTGCACAGGTTAGCTACGAACTGAATGTACTTGGAACCAGGGGGCCTCGCAGGATGAATTGTGTCATGCACTCAATCCCTGTCTCGTCCCTTGAACCCGGGGGCACTGTCCCAGGCCAACCTGAACTTCTCCCTCCGAATCTTGAAGACTCATTTAGGAGCATGTCCTTTTCAAAATCAATTGATGCTTCAACAGAGTTCAACAGCGCTCGGTTTTCAGATATTGGGGGTCCAAGTGAAGTAGATGAAGAAGGTAAGAGTAGTCTTTTGGTTCTTCGAAACAAGGCACCTAGGTGGCATGAACAGCTGCAATGTTGGTGTCTGAATTTCAGAGGGAGGGTAACTGTCGCTTCTGTCAAGAATTTCCAGTTGATTGCTGCTACACAGCGTGCAGCTGGTGCTCCAACACCAGCACAACCGGCTCAGTCATCATCAGATCAAGACAAGATTATCTTGCAGTTTGGTAAGGTTGGCAAAGATATGTTTACAATGGATTATCGATATCCTTTATCTGCCTTTCAGGCTTTCGCCATCTGTTTGAGCAGCTTTGACACAAAGTTGGCATGTGAATAG